TATACCTGTTTCGCTCCCAAGGAATTTATATGTAACCCCTGTTATTTCATTCTCAACAGAATCGACTGTAAAGGATTCCCAACTTGTCGTTTTCGACAGAGTGCTTTGATGATAACCCTGTTCGGTGAATTCGGTAAGATTATCTGCATTTGAGCGATAAAAAACCTTTTGGCCTTGGGCAGGTTTATAAGAAACTGGGATGCCCTTCTCGAGATAATCGCCAATAAGCTTCTTCTCCCCACCGCAACCAAAAACCAGAAGTGCGACAATAACGCAAATCAAACCTAATATAATACCTTTTCTCATTTTCCCTCGTATTCTTTAGTGTTACTATTTTTTTATATCATAATACCGACACAAAATACATGATCGAGATTCTCGGAAACACCGAAAAATTCATACCCCACAAAAAACCTTTTAAAACTAAGAACAATTTTTGGTTTAATATAAAACTCTATATCCGTCGGCGTTTCACTAATGCTATATATTGGAGGCGGATCGAAATCTTTCTTCACTTCATCGTAAGCAGATATATTTATTAATATGCCACCATTCGCAAATGTCGAAATCGAAAAGACCTCGTTCAACTCAAGCCTATATCTAACAGATGGCCCGAGAAATAAATTAATATCTGTTCCATTTTTATACCATACATCATAAAGCAATGTATCTTCAGGCTCTGGACTATTCTTTAGATTTAATGTATCGGACCAACTCGAGATTATCATTATCCCTGCGCCAAAACCTAATCTACCGTTCTCTCCTATAACAGGAAAATCGATACTTCCACCCACACCCATAGGACTGATATCATGTGCAACACTATTGCCATATTTGAATTCTGCAAAAATCGAAAAATTTCGCTCTACGGCGAATAAGTTCGTGGAGAAAATGGATATTACGAATATTAAAATTAATAATACTAGCTTAAACTTAATCATACTAAATAATCTTTCAATGATTGGACATTAGATATTCCGCTTAAATTCACTCCCCTGAGTATCCTTTTGATTAGCCCACGAAGCACCTTGCCTGGACCCGCTTCTACAAATTGGTCGAATCCTCTTCTCGACATCGAATTCACCAATTTAATCCATTGGACCGGGCTTGATATCTGTTCGACTAAAAGCCGCCTTATCCGATCGGGATCGCTTTCCTCTTCGCCGGACACATTACTATAATAGCTGACTTTCGGTTCGTCAAACTTTATTTTTTTAAATAAATCTTCCATTGTATTTCGCGTTTCGCTCATCAGAGGCGAATGAAACGCCCCAGACACAGGCAAACGAACAACTCTTTTTGCACCACTATCGATAAGTTTTTGCTTTGTTTTATCGAGCATCGACTCCTCGCCCGAAAGAACAATCTGCCCCGGGGCGTTATAGTTTGCCACTATTATTATGCCTTTATCACTTATTTCATCGACAACACGCTGTGCGGCCTTTTCGTCAATGCCCAACGAAGCTAACATTCCACCTTTTTTTGCGTGAGACATCGAGCGCCCTCGCTCGATAACACAATTAAGCGCATCCTCGAAAGAGAGGACATTGGCGGCATAAAGCGCAGAGTATTCTCCAAGTGAATGCCCCGCTACGCCCTCGAAAGATCCACTCACCCCGGGACACGCGAGTATCCCTGCACTTAAAATAAAAAGGCAAGGTTGTGTGTTTTCTGTTTTGGAGAGTTTATCGTTATCGGTTTCAAAGCAAATATTGGCCCAATCCTTGCCGGATATCTCCCTAGCTTTTGAAAATATTTCTTTAAACTCCGGAACCGTTTCGTAAAGTTCCTTTCCCATACCCTTTTGTTGGCTTCCCTGTCCGGGAAAAACGAAAGCTCTCATTTTATCTTCCTAGGCTCTAAAAACAACACTGCCCCAGGTGAATCCAGCACCGAAAGCAACCAGTAGAACAGTTTGACCCGGCTTAATTCTCCCAGATGAAAAAGCCTCATCGAGTGCAATTGGAACACTTGACGCGCTAGTATTACCATATTTATCAAGAGTAATAACAACCTTATCCATGGGCATTTTAAGGCGCTTAGCCGTGAATTCGATAATCCTAATATTAGCCTGATGCGGAATCAGCCAGTCCAATTCGGAGATTTCCAATCCCGCAGATTTAAGCCCCTCTAAACTAGCTTCTTCCATAGCTCGGACTGCCGCTTTAAATGTCTCATTACCAAGCATTTTTATTGTATGGAGATTCTCCTTAACGGTCTTCTCGCTAGCAGGGAGCCTGCTTCCTCCAGCAGGCATCTCCAAAAGTTTAGCAAAAGTGCCATCGGCAGATAAGAAACTTCCCATAAGACCGGAAGGATCATCATCCTCAGTTCGGCCTAAAATAGCCGCGCCAGCACCATCTCCAAAAAGCACACAGGTTCCCCTATCATCCCAATTTGTTATCTTACTGAGAACTTCAACACCAACAACGAGGATATTTTTGAATCCTTTTGTTCTGATGAGTGAGTCTGCAATTACTAGAGAATATACGAAACCTGTGCATCCAGCTGAGAGATCGAAACAAGGTATGCGCCTGCAACCCAGTTTTTTCTGGAGTATGCATGCCGTGCTGGGAAAAAACATATCGGGAGTTATAGTCCCAATAATAATTGCATCTATGTCTTGCGGAGATAGATGCGCGCGTTCGAGCGCTCTTTCTATGGCTGGCATAGTAAGAGTCGAGGCAGAATCATCGGAAGAAGCTATGCGTCTTTCTCTAATTCCTGATCGACTAACAATCCACTCGTCTGTTGTATCTACTATTTTCTCCAGATCGGCATTAGTCAATACTCGATCCGGTAGATTCGATCCGGTCCCCAATATCTTCGTTTTCATCTTTCCTCACCTTTCCTTTAATGTAATCCTCGATTACTCCGGCAATATCAGCGAAAGCCATCACAGATGCCAGCGATATTGCGTTGGTTACAGCTGCGATCGAGGATTTTCCATGCCCTATAACAATATTGCCCTTAATACCGAGTAGAGGTGCTCCTCCATATTCTGCATAATCGAATTCCTTCATAATTTTGCGGAAATGGCCTTTAATAAGCAAGCCACGGGCGAGTGTAAAGAGGTTGTTTCTCCGTCCTTTTTTAGCTATGGATTTGAAAAACCCCATGCTACCCTCACCGAATTTAAGAAGGACATTACCAGCGAATCCATCGGTAACAATAACATCAGCTTCGCCGGTAAGTATAGCTCCTCCCTCGACATTGCCGATAAAATCCAAATTGCTTTCCCTCAAGAGCTTATTTGTTGCTTTTGTAAGAGTATTACCTTTGGAATCCTCTTCGCCCACAGATAACAATGCCACCTTAGGATTTGATCTATCGAGAACTTCTTTGGCGTAAAGTGAGGCCATCTGTCCGAAGCGAAGCAAATTTATAGGTTTGCAGTCAACATTGGCACCGATATCTACAACGAGCGTGGGTCTTCCTTCGATTGTGGGAAAAAGAGTCATAAGTGCTGGTCGCTCAACACCGGGAATCCTGCCAATTTTTACCAGTGCGGAAGCCATTACAGCTCCTGTGTTGCCCATACTAACGAAACCGTCGGCTTCTCCTGTGGCGACGAGATCAACGCCCATCATTATACTGCAATTTGGTCTTCTTAACGCAGCCGTTGGGCTTTCGTCCATACCAAAAGCATCATCGGAGTTTAGAATCTCGATTTCTTCTGGGAGAAATTTATTGCCGAGCTTCTCAGTAAGTTCATCTTTCTTACCAATAAGTAAGATTTTTAGGTTCTCTTGCTCGGCAACAGCATTAAGGGCGCCTTCCAATGTGACTTCTGTCCCATGGTCGCCGCCCATAGCATCTAGAGCGATAACAATAGGTTTCTCGCGTGAGGCAACCTCTCTCGCCCATCGATAGGCAAATTTCTTTGTATAATAGGACCAGCGCCCCATTGCGCCCTAAACTTGGCCTAGGTTGATTTAACAGAAACGGCTATTCGCCCTGAATAATAACCGCAACTCGGGCAAGCCCTATGAGAAAGGGTTGGCGCCTTACATTGCGGACACTCGATAACATTCGGCATCTTGGCTTTCTGATGAGTGCGCCTTTTGGCTTTACGGGTCTTTCCTGTTCGATGCTTTGGCAGTGCCATGATTATCCTTTCAATTATTATTCTTAACTTTATTAAGTTTTTCCCATCTAGGATCGATTATATTATTTTTTTCTTCATTGAATTCTATCCCAACACAATTTTCGTCACAAATTGGAATTCGGGGGATATCGAATACTATTTCTTCTCGTATCCTCTCGCGTAGG
This genomic window from bacterium contains:
- the fabD gene encoding ACP S-malonyltransferase: MRAFVFPGQGSQQKGMGKELYETVPEFKEIFSKAREISGKDWANICFETDNDKLSKTENTQPCLFILSAGILACPGVSGSFEGVAGHSLGEYSALYAANVLSFEDALNCVIERGRSMSHAKKGGMLASLGIDEKAAQRVVDEISDKGIIIVANYNAPGQIVLSGEESMLDKTKQKLIDSGAKRVVRLPVSGAFHSPLMSETRNTMEDLFKKIKFDEPKVSYYSNVSGEEESDPDRIRRLLVEQISSPVQWIKLVNSMSRRGFDQFVEAGPGKVLRGLIKRILRGVNLSGISNVQSLKDYLV
- a CDS encoding ketoacyl-ACP synthase III; its protein translation is MKTKILGTGSNLPDRVLTNADLEKIVDTTDEWIVSRSGIRERRIASSDDSASTLTMPAIERALERAHLSPQDIDAIIIGTITPDMFFPSTACILQKKLGCRRIPCFDLSAGCTGFVYSLVIADSLIRTKGFKNILVVGVEVLSKITNWDDRGTCVLFGDGAGAAILGRTEDDDPSGLMGSFLSADGTFAKLLEMPAGGSRLPASEKTVKENLHTIKMLGNETFKAAVRAMEEASLEGLKSAGLEISELDWLIPHQANIRIIEFTAKRLKMPMDKVVITLDKYGNTSASSVPIALDEAFSSGRIKPGQTVLLVAFGAGFTWGSVVFRA
- the plsX gene encoding phosphate acyltransferase PlsX; protein product: MGRWSYYTKKFAYRWAREVASREKPIVIALDAMGGDHGTEVTLEGALNAVAEQENLKILLIGKKDELTEKLGNKFLPEEIEILNSDDAFGMDESPTAALRRPNCSIMMGVDLVATGEADGFVSMGNTGAVMASALVKIGRIPGVERPALMTLFPTIEGRPTLVVDIGANVDCKPINLLRFGQMASLYAKEVLDRSNPKVALLSVGEEDSKGNTLTKATNKLLRESNLDFIGNVEGGAILTGEADVIVTDGFAGNVLLKFGEGSMGFFKSIAKKGRRNNLFTLARGLLIKGHFRKIMKEFDYAEYGGAPLLGIKGNIVIGHGKSSIAAVTNAISLASVMAFADIAGVIEDYIKGKVRKDENEDIGDRIESTGSSID
- the rpmF gene encoding 50S ribosomal protein L32 — protein: MALPKHRTGKTRKAKRRTHQKAKMPNVIECPQCKAPTLSHRACPSCGYYSGRIAVSVKST